One stretch of Pandoraea oxalativorans DNA includes these proteins:
- a CDS encoding aminopeptidase P N-terminal domain-containing protein: protein MSDSPYRARRERVIEQMRKAGGGVAILPTAPEVPRNRDSDYPYRHDSYFYYLSGFMEPEAVVVLDSRTGHSILFCRAKNEEREIWDGYRFGPEAARETFGFDAAYPIDEIDTRLPQLLADAAALFYALGASAQQDRQVRHWLNAVRAQSRTGVSAPSAARDIRGILDEMRLIKDSTELDIMARAGKISADAHVRAMKASRVGLREYHLEAELLYEFRRNGSQFPAYGSIVATGANATVLHYRAGDAELRDGDLVLIDAACELDGYASDITRTFPANGKFTSAQRELYDIVLASQQAAIDATRAGARFDAPHEAAVRVLAQGMLDTGLLKRDTAGSLDDVIANKAYSRFYMHRTGHWIGMDVHDCGEYREDGPNGERPWRTLAANMVTTIEPGIYVRPGPDIDERYWNIGIRIEDDAVVTADGCTLLTRDVPVDADEIEALMRG from the coding sequence ATGTCTGATTCCCCGTACCGTGCCCGCCGCGAGCGAGTCATCGAACAGATGCGCAAGGCCGGTGGCGGCGTCGCCATCCTGCCCACGGCGCCGGAAGTGCCGCGCAACCGCGACAGCGACTATCCGTATCGCCACGACAGCTACTTCTATTACCTGTCGGGTTTCATGGAGCCGGAAGCGGTCGTCGTCCTCGACAGCCGCACGGGGCATTCGATTCTCTTCTGCCGCGCGAAGAACGAAGAGCGGGAGATCTGGGACGGCTATCGCTTCGGCCCGGAGGCCGCGCGCGAGACCTTCGGCTTCGACGCCGCCTACCCCATCGACGAAATCGACACGCGCCTGCCGCAATTGCTGGCCGACGCCGCCGCCCTGTTCTACGCGCTGGGGGCATCGGCGCAGCAGGACCGTCAGGTGCGTCACTGGCTGAACGCCGTGCGTGCGCAGAGTCGCACCGGCGTGTCGGCACCGTCGGCCGCGCGCGACATTCGCGGGATTCTCGACGAGATGCGTCTGATCAAGGACAGCACCGAACTCGACATCATGGCCCGCGCCGGCAAGATTTCTGCCGACGCACACGTGCGCGCCATGAAGGCGTCGCGAGTCGGCCTGCGCGAATACCATCTCGAAGCCGAGCTGCTGTATGAATTCCGCCGCAACGGTTCGCAATTCCCGGCGTACGGCTCGATCGTCGCGACCGGCGCGAACGCCACCGTGCTGCACTATCGCGCGGGCGATGCCGAGCTACGCGACGGCGATCTCGTGCTGATCGACGCCGCCTGCGAACTCGACGGCTACGCCTCCGACATTACCCGCACGTTCCCTGCCAACGGCAAGTTCACATCGGCTCAGCGCGAGCTTTACGACATCGTGCTGGCCTCGCAGCAAGCCGCCATCGACGCCACACGCGCTGGCGCACGCTTCGATGCCCCGCACGAAGCCGCTGTTCGCGTGCTTGCGCAAGGCATGCTCGACACGGGCCTGCTCAAGCGCGACACCGCAGGCAGTCTGGACGACGTCATCGCCAACAAGGCCTACAGCCGCTTCTATATGCACCGCACCGGCCACTGGATCGGCATGGACGTGCACGACTGCGGCGAGTACCGGGAAGACGGGCCGAACGGCGAGCGTCCGTGGCGCACGCTGGCCGCCAACATGGTGACGACCATCGAGCCGGGCATCTACGTGCGCCCGGGACCGGACATCGACGAGCGTTACTGGAACATCGGCATTCGTATCGAAGACGACGCGGTCGTGACCGCCGACGGCTGCACGCTGCTCACGCGCGACGTGCCGGTCGATGCCGACGAAATCGAAGCGCTGATGCGCGGCTGA
- a CDS encoding UbiH/UbiF/VisC/COQ6 family ubiquinone biosynthesis hydroxylase — MTNAQASGISGTSGISDVSEKRAATERPAARFDVAIVGAGPVGTALALLLAQRAPHLRVALVDARGAQASYDDPRTLALSHGSREILARAGAWPRDANARSALPSTPIRHIHVSQAQRFGSTEIDYLDHGVPALGYVVRYGALMRALDTATAQLPTRVEHASQACALSVLDSDAPGLHHFRPYRAIALRQDTQQVTLTLEGAGDDHAYTLHATLAVNAEGGLFEGQIARPRTRDYGQTALVGFVTCERPRVGWAWERFTSDGPIALLPQENGYALVWCCSNAEASRRRALDDAQFLTELHKAFGDRMGRFTSITGRAGFPLGLNALGQVVDGRVAAIGNAAQTLHPVAGQGLNLGLRDAFDLADSLVRHVRAGAAHQGVAGPAALAAFARRRRADRGLTIRITDLLPRLFGIDAAPVALARGMALASLDLVPPLKTAFARQMMFGQRG; from the coding sequence ATGACGAACGCACAGGCTTCCGGCATTTCCGGCACCTCCGGGATTTCCGACGTTTCCGAGAAGCGCGCAGCGACCGAACGGCCTGCCGCGCGTTTCGACGTCGCCATCGTGGGCGCCGGTCCGGTCGGCACGGCGCTCGCCCTGTTGCTCGCGCAGCGCGCACCGCATTTGCGCGTGGCGCTGGTGGACGCACGCGGCGCGCAAGCCAGCTACGACGACCCGCGCACGCTCGCGCTGTCACACGGCAGCCGCGAAATTCTCGCGCGCGCGGGCGCTTGGCCGCGCGATGCGAATGCGCGGAGCGCGCTGCCGAGCACGCCGATCCGGCACATTCACGTCTCGCAGGCGCAACGCTTCGGCAGCACCGAGATCGACTATCTCGATCACGGCGTGCCTGCCCTCGGCTACGTGGTGCGTTACGGTGCGCTCATGCGTGCGCTCGATACCGCGACGGCACAGCTACCGACGCGCGTCGAGCATGCGTCGCAGGCGTGCGCGCTCAGCGTGCTCGACAGCGACGCGCCGGGACTGCACCACTTCCGCCCGTATCGCGCCATCGCGCTACGTCAGGACACCCAGCAGGTCACGCTCACGCTAGAAGGCGCGGGCGACGATCACGCGTACACGCTGCATGCCACCCTCGCCGTCAACGCCGAAGGCGGATTATTCGAAGGGCAGATAGCGCGGCCGCGCACCCGCGACTACGGTCAGACGGCCCTGGTGGGCTTCGTGACGTGCGAGCGTCCGCGCGTCGGCTGGGCCTGGGAGCGTTTCACGTCCGACGGTCCGATAGCGCTCCTCCCGCAGGAAAACGGCTACGCGCTGGTGTGGTGCTGCTCGAACGCCGAGGCCAGTCGCCGCCGCGCATTGGACGACGCCCAGTTCCTCACCGAGCTGCACAAGGCATTCGGCGACCGCATGGGCCGCTTTACCTCGATTACCGGACGCGCGGGCTTCCCGCTCGGTCTGAACGCCCTGGGTCAGGTGGTCGACGGCCGCGTCGCGGCCATCGGCAATGCGGCCCAGACGCTTCACCCCGTCGCCGGTCAGGGCCTGAACCTCGGTTTGCGTGACGCCTTCGACCTTGCCGACAGCCTCGTTCGCCATGTCCGCGCCGGTGCGGCGCATCAAGGCGTAGCAGGTCCGGCCGCACTGGCCGCCTTCGCCCGCCGCCGACGCGCGGACCGCGGGCTTACGATCCGCATCACCGATCTGCTGCCTCGCCTCTTTGGCATCGATGCCGCACCGGTCGCCCTCGCGCGCGGCATGGCGCTGGCCAGCCTCGACCTCGTTCCTCCGCTCAAAACCGCTTTCGCTCGGCAGATGATGTTCGGCCAGCGCGGCTAA
- the dusB gene encoding tRNA dihydrouridine synthase DusB, with protein sequence MAGVTDRPFRQLCKRLGAGYAVSEMVASNAQLWKSEKTMRRANHAGEVAPISVQIAGADPEMMAEAARYNVERGAQIIDINMGCPAKKVCNVAAGSALLQNEPLVARIVSAVVGAVGDVVPVTLKIRTGWDREHKNALTVARIAEDCGISMLTVHGRTRADLYHGDAEYETIAAVKAAARIPVVANGDIASAQKAKHVLEVTGADAIMIGRAAQGRPWLFRDIELFLTTGEIALPPRVDEIQQIMNEHLVDHYEFYGEYTGVRTARKHIAWYSRGLPGAATFRQRMNTLDTTQEQLAAVNAFFEEQKVHSDRLCYEQESPRELLAA encoded by the coding sequence ATGGCGGGTGTGACGGATCGGCCGTTCCGCCAGTTGTGCAAACGGCTGGGGGCGGGCTATGCCGTGTCGGAAATGGTGGCGTCCAACGCGCAGTTGTGGAAGAGCGAGAAGACGATGCGTCGCGCGAATCACGCGGGTGAAGTGGCCCCGATTTCGGTGCAGATCGCCGGAGCCGACCCCGAGATGATGGCCGAAGCCGCACGCTACAACGTCGAGCGCGGTGCGCAGATCATCGACATCAACATGGGCTGCCCGGCCAAGAAAGTCTGTAACGTTGCCGCCGGATCGGCGCTGTTGCAGAACGAGCCGCTGGTCGCCCGCATCGTATCCGCGGTCGTGGGTGCCGTCGGCGACGTCGTACCCGTCACGCTGAAGATTCGCACGGGCTGGGACCGCGAACACAAGAACGCGCTCACGGTGGCGCGTATCGCCGAGGATTGCGGCATCAGCATGCTGACCGTGCACGGCCGCACGCGCGCCGACCTGTACCACGGCGATGCCGAGTACGAGACCATTGCCGCCGTGAAGGCCGCCGCCCGCATCCCGGTGGTGGCCAACGGCGACATCGCGTCGGCGCAGAAGGCGAAGCACGTGCTCGAAGTCACGGGCGCAGATGCCATCATGATCGGCCGCGCGGCGCAGGGGCGCCCGTGGCTCTTTCGCGACATCGAACTCTTTCTCACGACGGGCGAGATCGCCTTGCCGCCGCGCGTCGACGAGATCCAGCAGATCATGAACGAACACCTCGTGGACCATTACGAGTTCTACGGGGAGTACACCGGTGTACGGACCGCGCGGAAGCACATCGCGTGGTATTCGCGTGGCCTGCCGGGGGCAGCCACGTTCCGCCAGCGTATGAATACGCTCGACACCACGCAGGAACAGTTGGCTGCGGTCAACGCGTTTTTCGAAGAGCAGAAGGTGCACTCGGACCGCCTCTGCTATGAACAAGAATCTCCGAGGGAGCTATTAGCCGCATGA
- a CDS encoding Fis family transcriptional regulator: MSKANIEQSVRDSLDMYFRDLDGARPHDVYDMVVSVVEKPLLEFVLGKADGNQSLAAEYLGINRNTLRKKLQQHGLL; encoded by the coding sequence ATGAGCAAAGCAAACATAGAACAATCTGTGCGCGACAGTCTGGATATGTATTTCCGGGATCTGGACGGCGCACGGCCACATGATGTCTACGATATGGTCGTTTCCGTCGTCGAAAAACCCCTGCTCGAGTTCGTGCTCGGCAAGGCCGACGGCAACCAGTCGCTCGCCGCGGAATATCTGGGAATCAACCGCAACACGCTGCGCAAGAAGTTGCAGCAGCACGGCCTGCTGTAA
- the purH gene encoding bifunctional phosphoribosylaminoimidazolecarboxamide formyltransferase/IMP cyclohydrolase, producing the protein MIKQALISVSDKTGIVDFAKSLAAQGVSILSTGGTAKLLAGAGLKVTEVADYTGFPEMLDGRVKTLHPKVHGGILARRDLPEHMAALDTHGIPTIDLLVVNLYPFVQTVAKDDCSLEDAIENIDIGGPTMLRSAAKNHRDVTVIVDPADYAVVLDEMKANGNTVGYTTNFRLATKVFAHTAQYDGAITNYLTSLGESLRHDERSAYPATLNLAYTKVQDMRYGENPHQSAAFYRDIVTPQGALANYRQLQGKELSYNNIADADAAWECVKTFEAPACVIIKHANPCGVAVAASPAEAYAKAFQTDPTSAFGGIIAFNREVDEAAAQAVAKQFVEVLLAPSFTDAAKQVFAAKQNVRLLEVPMANDGNGVNQYDFKRVGGGLLVQSTDAKNVAPHELRVVTKRHPTPKEMEDLLFAWRVAKYVKSNAIVFCAGGMTLGVGAGQMSRVDSARIASIKAQNAGLSLNGSAVASDAFFPFRDGLDVVVDAGATCVIHPGGSMRDDEVIAAADERNVAMLMTGTRHFRH; encoded by the coding sequence ATGATCAAGCAAGCTCTCATTTCCGTCTCCGACAAGACCGGCATCGTCGACTTCGCCAAGTCGCTCGCCGCCCAAGGCGTGTCGATTCTCTCCACCGGCGGCACCGCCAAATTGCTGGCTGGCGCCGGTCTGAAAGTGACCGAAGTGGCCGACTACACCGGGTTCCCGGAAATGCTCGACGGGCGCGTGAAGACGCTGCATCCGAAGGTTCACGGCGGCATTCTGGCGCGTCGCGATCTGCCCGAGCACATGGCGGCTCTCGACACGCACGGCATTCCGACGATCGACCTGCTCGTCGTGAATCTGTACCCGTTCGTTCAGACCGTTGCCAAGGACGACTGCTCGCTCGAAGACGCCATCGAGAACATCGATATCGGCGGCCCGACCATGCTGCGCTCGGCCGCGAAGAACCATCGCGACGTCACGGTCATCGTCGACCCGGCCGACTACGCCGTGGTGCTCGACGAAATGAAGGCGAACGGCAACACCGTCGGTTACACCACGAACTTCCGTCTGGCGACCAAGGTGTTCGCTCACACCGCCCAGTACGACGGCGCGATCACGAACTATCTGACGAGCCTCGGCGAGTCGCTGCGTCACGACGAGCGCTCGGCCTACCCGGCGACGCTGAACCTCGCGTACACCAAGGTGCAGGACATGCGCTACGGCGAGAACCCGCACCAGAGCGCCGCGTTCTACCGCGACATCGTCACGCCGCAAGGCGCGCTGGCGAACTATCGTCAGTTGCAGGGCAAGGAACTGTCGTACAACAACATCGCCGACGCCGACGCTGCGTGGGAATGCGTGAAGACGTTCGAAGCCCCGGCTTGCGTCATCATCAAGCACGCGAACCCGTGCGGCGTGGCCGTGGCCGCGTCGCCCGCCGAAGCCTATGCCAAGGCATTCCAGACGGATCCGACGTCGGCCTTCGGCGGCATCATCGCCTTCAACCGCGAGGTCGACGAAGCGGCTGCGCAAGCCGTCGCCAAGCAATTCGTGGAAGTGCTGCTCGCGCCGTCGTTCACCGACGCTGCCAAGCAAGTGTTTGCCGCCAAGCAGAACGTGCGTCTGCTGGAAGTCCCGATGGCGAATGATGGAAACGGCGTGAACCAGTACGACTTCAAGCGCGTGGGCGGTGGTCTGCTCGTCCAGTCGACCGACGCGAAGAACGTGGCACCGCATGAACTGCGCGTGGTCACGAAGCGTCACCCGACGCCGAAGGAAATGGAAGACCTGCTGTTCGCATGGCGCGTGGCGAAGTACGTCAAGTCGAACGCCATCGTGTTCTGCGCCGGCGGCATGACGTTGGGCGTGGGTGCCGGTCAGATGAGCCGTGTGGACTCGGCCCGCATCGCCAGCATCAAGGCGCAAAACGCCGGTCTGTCGCTGAACGGTTCGGCCGTGGCGTCGGACGCCTTCTTCCCGTTCCGTGACGGCCTCGACGTGGTGGTCGATGCAGGCGCGACCTGCGTGATCCACCCGGGCGGCTCGATGCGCGACGACGAAGTCATCGCCGCGGCCGACGAACGCAACGTTGCCATGCTGATGACGGGCACGCGCCACTTCCGTCACTAA